DNA sequence from the Callospermophilus lateralis isolate mCalLat2 chromosome 2, mCalLat2.hap1, whole genome shotgun sequence genome:
AGTGCAAATAAAACCCCTAAGTGTCCAAAGTTAAGGCACAACGCCATgtgatgtgaatataaaaatcatttacatgcgttcctgggctAGATAAAAGACCTCCCCCAGGAAGGAGGTCCTGCGCCTGGAGTGGTTTCGCTTCGCTGggcctgtttctctctctctgtgaaGGGCTGCATTTATAGTCTAAATTGGACGGTGCGGGTCTCTCCCGCTCGCTCGCCAAGTTTCAGCCGGGTCTCCCTGAAGTCCGTGGGTCACGTGACAAAGCCCAGGCGGGAGCCAGCAGCTCTCGCAAATGCCGGCACCTCGTGCAAAACCCGTGCCGAGCGGCGCGGGCCCTGAGCCGGTTGCCAGGGAGGCGCCGGCCTCTCTTGAGGCGGGGAGCCAGGGCCCGCGCCCCTAGGGACCTGAGGGAGGCTACCAACCGTGCGGGAGTTAGCGTCTGTCCACCACCTACAGGCACCGATGACGCATGCGCGGCCCCGCCCCGctgacacacacaaacacacacaccacccCTCCCGCTGGCTTCGAAACCTGTGCGTGCGCCTCATTAACACAGTTCAAGGGCACTGGAGATTAGGATGGGCTTTACACGCAGACCAGACCGGAGAGTGAAGCCGTCCCTGGAGATCATCTACACTGCTGGAGCAGGGGTTCTGAGGCTTGTTAGAACCCCAGATTTCTGCCCCCCCACCCTCAGGAGTCTAGGACCCAGGAATTTCCATTCTTCAATCACCACAGGTAATTCTGAGATAAGTAGTTCTCATTGGCTGGACTTACCCTCCTATTTCAAGAAATGCAGTGATTGGAACAGAAGTCAAGAACCGATGGATTCAAGATTGAACAGAGGCAATTATGTGTCATGGCATAGCTTGATGCGGAACCCAGTTTTCTTGAGGCATTCTCATACTTCCAactccttcctctttccctcttgCTGCATTTTCAGTGTCTAGTTTAATCAGCACCAGGCAGGCTGGCAGGCAGTCCATTCACATTGGTTGGGCTAACTAAAGACTGGAAGTCTCTTTCCCAGAACACCAGACAACTCCAACAAACTCTTCTCCCAGCACTAATCCTCACTCAGCACTGCTTCGACCTGTACAGGGTTTGGGGTACCCTGAAGAAAGTTATGCTTACCCCCAGCAAACAATGGCCTGTGTGGGTGTacaaacacacacccatacaCTCTTCTCTGTGTGCAGTCATGAAGGACTGTCCCATACAACCTGACAAGAATGTTAAATACTCCCATGTCTgagtgtgtggagtttggaagggtCTGCCCAGTCCCTATGTGTTGGATTCTGGCTCAAGTTTAGGCACGTTCAGTATCAGACAGTGGCCTCAGTCCAAGACGGCTGGATCTTGTGCACAGACAGCCACTTTCAATGGCCTTGGACAAGGAAACAAGACACTCCCTTGCATATCCTCATGAGAAGCATCTGGGAATAAACAGAACTGAGATCCCCCCACACACATTCACAACTCTGTTGGAGTCAGCAAGTTTCCTCCCCAGGACAAAACCTGGAAGACAATGCTTGCCTGTGGGGGTAGAGAGGAGGGGGTTGGGGTTGCAGGGCCCTATTTGTTTTCAGAATTCCCCCATCCTTCTAGGGGGAGAGCAGCTAACAAGGTGGCCAGGCTTCTGAGATGCGGGCAATTCCACTCTCTGCAATAGTCCTCAgaagtgttctgaagaatgaagttggtTGCTCTCTAAGCCACTCCAACACTCTGTCCAGAACTGTGTCATCTGTCCCTCTCAAACCCCTGTCCCTCATTATCTTTCCCGTCCCAGCCTGGCTCATCTCAAAACCTCAAGGCTTTCCGAGAAAGCCAGGAACACAGCTGAGTTCCAATCCCCCCGGGGAGTTCCAATGCTCCCTCCTGGCTCCAGATGTAAAGGAACAGCTGTGGAGGTGGCAGGAGGCCCAGTTGGCAGTGGAGTAGGGACTGGGAAGATGGAGAATAAAAGCCAGAGATACAGGCAAACGGCAGGGCTGTTAGAATTCTAGGGACTTGGGAAAGAAACTGTCTCATCCCCTGGCCAGGAGGCTGGCTGCCAGGCCTTGCCAGAGTCCTCTGGTGCTGCCCTCCAATTCTGGCAGCCTGTGCCACTGGCAGGGCCTTCCATAAACTCTGTTTTATGATTCCCACTTAATCTGAGAAGGGAAAATTGGCTTGCTTTGTCTGACCCCACCCCGTCCTTAAAACATGCACTTCCCAGCATGAGCTTTTGGTAATTGAAGAATGGTGAGGGAGAGAGGAGACAGGAAAGGATTTTACCCCTCCATCAGACATCCTCtttccccctccttccctcttcctgGGAAGTAAACCAGGATGCTGAGTGCAGGCTGGGTGTCCACAGCAAGGTCACTCCAGGTACCACTTGCTGTCCTGCTGTGCCTGGTGATACTATGCAACTGGGCACCGGGCACAGTCTCAGTAATAATTATTCCTCAAATGGCAATGTCCTGCTCTGGGTGCACTGTCACACCCCCATCTGTGTCCTCCCCAATCTGAAAGGACACGGGGTCTCACACCTGCTTCCGttttaggaaaaatattttaatggtagGTTTGAAACCTCTTTTTCTGAGGTCCCCTTCTTGGTAGAACCCCTTCACCCATGCTCTTCCCAGTCCGGCTGGGAAGTAACAGCTCCTCTCTGGAGGACACCCAACCACTGCTGTTGACTCGCCCTCCTGGGAGGCCAGCTCTGGGTCTAGGCTTTGGTGGGTCCATCACAAGTAAGTTTTTATAAAAAGTGGGCAGAACACTGTACTGTGCCCCTTTTCTGGATGCCATGGGACCAGCCCACAGCACTTTCCTACCCCTTAATTAAATAGCCCATTAAATAATCTCTTGGTGCTAGCAGAGAGGGTACTCAGCAACAAGTACCCTGGCTTGGCCAGGTCCCTGTGGTCCCAATGCCTATACCATGACTGGATCTGGGACCCCTCAGGTAGCCAGGGGCATGGCCTCATCTCAGATTGGGCCAGTTCCAAGACCCCCCTCCCCAAACAGGAGAGAGTGAGTTCAAGGGGGTTGTGCTGGCACCAGGCATCCCTGCAACCATGGACAGGGGTCCCTCAGGCAGTGGAGTAGGCAACCCTCAAGGGTTACAGCTCTGGCCTAAATCAGAAGTACGTGAGGTTCTTCACAGCTCCAATCTCCAGCATCCGCTTGATGGCCAGGGCCTCTTGGGACACGTTGTGGCCTGACCCCTGTGGAGACAGCCAAGGAAGTACATTGAGGGGCTCCCAGGGACCTCCCTGTCCTTCCCCATGGCCCCACACTTCTTGGGAGGTCTTTCCCTGTGTTGGCTCTTGGAAGGAAGGCAGATACACGTGGCCAAATACAGAAGATACCAGCCAGGGGTTCAGAGCTCTGACTCTGACTGACCTCATAGTGAGGCACCTCTGGGTGCCTTCACCTCTCTCTCACCCAATGTCTCTCTGTAGTCTGGTCCCCAGACCCATCTGAGCCACGGAACTCCCAAGCAGGGCCACTTACCGCCATGGACTTGAGTGTGATCTGCTCATAGTAGTGAATGGTCTGCTTCTTATTGTAGGCATCTGGGTAGCCAAAGCCTGCAATGTGCACTGAGTCGCAGAGGTGAAGGGCCAGGGTGATGGCCAACAGACCTGTGGTTGGTTTCTGAGGGACAAAACAGGGGAGGCATCAGAGGGTGTCCTGCTCCTCCCCTGTCTTCTGTGTCAGTGCTCTGATGGAATTTTTGGAGTCATGGACATGTGCTTCTTCTGCACTAATAGAACAGCTCCTAGCCAGCTGAGCACCGGAATGGGGCTAGTGCAGATAAAGAAGCAGATATTTTTTTCTATGAAATtttaattcattaaatttttttgtggtattggtactgatgaatgaacccaggggcattttactaatgagctacatctccagcccttttatttattgagacaagatctcactaagttgctgagaccggcctcctgccacagcctctcaACTCTCTGAGATTACAAGTATGTGCTGCCCCCTAGCTCATGCATTCTAGTTGGAGCAgtctactgagctatacccttaGCCCAAGTTAATTAAACTTTAAATTTAAGCAGCCACATGTCGCAAGTGGCTACCATAATGGATCATACAGTTCCACATATCTGGGGGGAGGGGTTGGTCCTTGAAGGAAGACAATGGGAATCAGGATGACAATAATGGCAATCGTCATAATACTATTGCTTTTTGAgtacttactatgtgccagacactatGTCAAGTGTTAACATAGTATGTAATACATCATCTCAACTAGTCCTCCCCAAAACACTTGCTATTTTAGTATTAGCTCCATTTTATGAAAGAAAAACTAAGGCTTACAACTATTAAGCAACTCTGTGAAAAGGAGGAAGGGATCTGCTATGTGACCCTTCATGGGATGGGCTCTCCCCTTCTATAAAGTGGGGATATTAATACCTTTCCTATCCAACTTTTCAACCACTATAGGACCTCACTTCCTCTACCTCTAATTCATCCACAGGGATGGGCAACCTGATGTTCAGACTTCACACGACTTGCCTTCCTCAGCTCCAACAATCTATTTTGCAGAGCATCTCAGCTGCCCACTCCATTTGGGAACTACCTTCTGATGTGTCAGCCCTGAATGACAGTTTTCCAAGTTTTTCCTCCAGCTTCCCTTTAGAGCTCTTGGTCTTCTCATTTCTGTCCCCTGCCTCGACTCTTTTTCACCCTTGTTGCTTTAACCGCCCCCTGCGGTCTCTCATTCAGTTTGAGCCCTGCAGAACCATACTGCCATCTCCTAGTTAATTCTGCCTGGACATGGGTTCCTCAAACTCACCATGCTCTTCTTCTTTCCTGCATTCTCTGAActaattaaatatattaccatccaTCCACTTGTCCAAATTGGAAACCAAGAACTGGTCATATACCTTTCAACTCCAGAATCCTAGGAGGATCCCTATTGAATCTCACTTTTGTATAATCTACTCCCCTCAAAGGTAGATGAAAATTGCCTACAGGATAAATACATTATGCTTCATTATGTTACTTTACATGGCAGAGCTGGCCAGAAGAGAGGAGATGATCCTGATGGGATGACCTAATTACCTAAACCTTTAAATCTGGGTGTTGAGGTCAGAGATGAAAGAAGTCAGAGATCTGAAGCACAAGAAGGATTTATCCTGCTTGAAGTCATTGGCTTGATGATTCTTGCCATATGGATCCCTCACTTAGCTGACAGCCAGCAAGGACATGGGGACCTCAGTCCTGCAACCACTGGAACCCAATTCTCTCAACAGCAAGAATGAACTTGGAATGATTTTTCCCCAAAAGCCTCCAGACAAGAACTCAGTTCTTGTGACCAGTATTTGTGACACCCTAAAAAGAGCCTACAGGAATATGAACTAATATGTGAGTATTATTTTAGGCCACTAAGCTCATGGTAATCAGTTAGGCAGCAAGGAAAAAACCAAGACAATGTCAAGTCTGTGTCCAatccttccttttcctttcccACTGCTAGGCGCTGGATTCCGTTACTTACCTCCTTGTACCTCTCTCTCTAGCCTTCACTCTAGTCTATGTTCCCATGGCATACGGTGTTTCTTGCTGCCCCTCAATTCCACCTGCAGTGAAACAACTTAGTGGCTGGAGGAGAAGTTTGGTATTGCCAAATGGAAGGATTTTCCCCAGTTCCCTGCTTGTTGGGCCCCATGATCCCTCCAGGCCAACCCCAGTACTACTTCTTGTGGGGAGTCCCCCAGACTGCCTGCAGAAGAAGTGTGCCCCTTTTCTGAGTCCCACTGCCTTTGCAACATTTTATCACTCATAGTGCAACCTGGAGGCTCATTCTGCTACAATGCCTCTCCTTAGGACAAGGAGCACATCTCTCTCACAAGAATACAGGCCTGGAGCCTGGCACTGAGCAATCACACAAGTAGACATTCAACACATGACACTGAGTAACAGTAGATATTCAGTCAAGAATAAAATGATTAGCCAGACATGataacacatgcctgtaattccagcaactcaggggaagtgaagcaggagaatcacatgtttgaggtcaacctgggcaactcagcaggactctgtctcaaaatgaaaagggctggggatatagctcagcagtagagcaccctgggttcaattcctaatacCAGGAAAGGGGGGGCATTTATTCAAAAGTTGGAAAATATTTACTGAGGAAGCACTGCATTCCAATTTCCATGATAGGCATTTTACGTAATTAATCATTTCTTAAATTCTATAATGGTCTTAAAAGTCAGAATGAGTATTATCCCCATCATACAGACAAGAAAACTGAGGGACCAAGTGGTAGAACTGCCCAGTGCTATATAGTAAGAGGTACAGCTCAGAATCCTGTCTATGACAGTTGGTTTTGCTCCCTCCAACAACCCGCACAGCACCCTGAGGGGGTATAAGATATGTGGATAAGTTCTTGGGAAACTACAAAGTGGATTACAACCTACTAGCTAAAGACCTCAGGGCACTAAGAGCTGAAATCAAAACTGTGACTCACAAAACTATACCACGACTTCTGTGACATAACATAGCAAACCATGACATGCAAGGCAGACTGCTAAAGCTCAGACTCTCTTAATTCAATCAGACCAATATGTTCCGAGATAAGATCACAGACTAAGCATCTAACAACTCTACACAGGCTTAAGCTGTTCCAAAGATAGAACCAGAGACTCTTCCAGCAGCTCCCAGTTTACAAATTCTGACCAGCGCCTGCCAAAACCACCCTCTAACTCCAGCCCCCAAATCCAACACATACCTCTTGCTCATTTCCCCTGTGGAGATGCCCCACAATTCCCCAAGGCATGAACTCTCCCTGCCACAACAGGCTAATATATCTACCTCTAATTACAGGTCTGTTCCTGAAGGTCAAGTGTAAGTTGCTGTCTCTTATTATTCTCCCTGCTCCCACATCCCTCTGTGTCAACTCCCCACCCCCTCCACAGGACCCCAACCCTCAGGCCTGGGCTTCTTGTCACCAGCCCATCGTCACCTGTTTAATTTTTCGCGGCTGTTGCATTGGCAGGCTCAACAGTTTGTCAGCTGCAATCTCCATGAAGAAGGGATTGAGAATCCGAATCTGTTTGGGGTTGACGTCCCAGATGAGGGGGGGCTGTTTCCAGAAACCTTTTCGCACCTAGGGGGATGGGGTTGGAAGGGAGAGACATGAGAGTGGGTGAACACCTGTTTTCTCCATTCCAACTCAGTCTGTGGTCATCAGCATGGGGTCCAATTGTAGGCAGAAGGCCTTGGGAGTGCAGGTAAAAGGGAAGGGAGGTGGCCTGTGCCAGAGATGGAGGGAGCAGGCGAAAAGTGGGGTACCACCTCAGGGAGGCCAGGTGACAAGGTATGTAGAGTGTGGGGTCCaacaacctaaatattcaaacaggAAGAAGGGGCCTCAGCTTTAGGCTGTCTAAACACTTGGCAAAAATGCCAGATGGGATAGTTCAGGCTTCAACCAGATGGCAAGGTGAGGGAGTAGGCTCGTTCTGGGGACCATCTGGAAGGGCTCACAGCTTGTTGTTCTGGCCTGCTCCTCGCTGCCTGGAGGTGACTGCTGGAGGGTGCCTCTGCCCCCATGTTTCACATAGGCAGACACATTCTGGTAGCTTTCCTGTACCAGACTCCTCAAGTGTGGGAGGGCCTTTGGCTGCCACTGCCTGACTCCTACAGGTTTTTGAGCCAGGCTACTGGGTAGTTTATCGGAAGCCCTGAAGGACACTGCCCTTGGCAGGAAGCCTAAGGCACTGACCTCGGAGAGCCTGGTTCATGCTGTCCAATCACCAGACCTTTAGGGCTGCAGGACAGGAATTGTGGAGCGTGAGATCCTAACTTAGACAGAGTCCCCATGGGCCCATCCCTCATTTACCCGCTTCTTATCACTCAGGATGGTCTCAATCCAGTGGAAATCCATCGCCTTGAAAGCTACTAGAACCAGGAGTGTGTCTGGGTTGTTCTCCACTTTGGGGTCGAAGTGGGCAGATTCAGGGTAAAAGAGACGCATGGTGGTCTTGGAGCCCACATCTCCCTCGTAGCCAGCCACTGGGGCGTTGTTCAATCTAGGGCAGGGGAAAGGAAGCCTGTTATTAGAGCCTCCCTTTCCCCACCTATCTACAGTCCCCTGCTTGGGATACCCAGCGTCCCAATAGAATTGGGAAGGGACAGCCATACACACCTGATGACCACATCATACTTGTTGATGGCATCTCCCAGGGAGCTGTTCCGCAGTCGATGCCCATTGCCCACCACGACACAGCGGCGGCACTTGAGACTGCATGGGAAGAGGAGTCATCAAACCCAGGAGTCCTTGCTCTACTTAACTCTCACAGCTCTGGATCTGTCTGGGGCTCATCTCAGGAGCACTTCCTCCACTCTCTGCAGCCCCTGGTCCCCATGGAGCAGGCATCACCAAGTAGCCCTGCTTATGATCATGATGACTTTGTAATTCTGGGCCTTAAAGGGAGAGGTAACTACCTTGAGCAGAACATGACAGAGAGGCAAGGAGGGAAGATGCAATGGGACCAATGCAGAGCTCCCTTGCAGGGAGCCTAGTCCTGCCTATTGCCATGGAAATACCCTCAGCATCCTCTGGCACCTGGATGCCCAGTCTAGGTTGCTGTGGGGGTTGGCATACCTATATCCCCGAGAGATAAGCAGGCTAGGAAGGAGGATCAAATTTGCCACAGAGAACCCTCAACAGGAGGCTCACTGGGATGGTGCTGAGCCATGACAATTTCACACTGGGGCAGGAAAGAGGAAGAGGACCCAGTCTTGAATAGGAGGAGTTATCTTCTTACCTCTGGATGCTCTCAGGTATGGAGTAGCTGGTGATGGCTAGCACCCGGAGGAGCAGGTCCTCTACAAACAGAACAAATGGAAAGGAATGAGACAGCAGTCACCAGCATCCTGAAGGCTGCCTACCCTGCTCCATTCCTTAGAGCACTGATCCTTCTTCCACCTTGATCCTGATG
Encoded proteins:
- the St3gal4 gene encoding CMP-N-acetylneuraminate-beta-galactosamide-alpha-2,3-sialyltransferase 4 isoform X3, which encodes MISKSPPLCMCPAGWKLLAMLALVLVVMVWYSISREDKYIELFYFPIPEKKEPCFQGEAERKASKIFGNHSRDQPIFLQLKDYFWVKTPSAYELPYGTKGSEDLLLRVLAITSYSIPESIQSLKCRRCVVVGNGHRLRNSSLGDAINKYDVVIRLNNAPVAGYEGDVGSKTTMRLFYPESAHFDPKVENNPDTLLVLVAFKAMDFHWIETILSDKKRVRKGFWKQPPLIWDVNPKQIRILNPFFMEIAADKLLSLPMQQPRKIKQKPTTGLLAITLALHLCDSVHIAGFGYPDAYNKKQTIHYYEQITLKSMAGSGHNVSQEALAIKRMLEIGAVKNLTYF
- the St3gal4 gene encoding CMP-N-acetylneuraminate-beta-galactosamide-alpha-2,3-sialyltransferase 4 isoform X1, yielding MDGSDASFSTQVARGSRDDSSPQEPCYLLRNMISKSPPLCMCPAGWKLLAMLALVLVVMVWYSISREDKYIELFYFPIPEKKEPCFQGEAERKASKIFGNHSRDQPIFLQLKDYFWVKTPSAYELPYGTKGSEDLLLRVLAITSYSIPESIQSLKCRRCVVVGNGHRLRNSSLGDAINKYDVVIRLNNAPVAGYEGDVGSKTTMRLFYPESAHFDPKVENNPDTLLVLVAFKAMDFHWIETILSDKKRVRKGFWKQPPLIWDVNPKQIRILNPFFMEIAADKLLSLPMQQPRKIKQKPTTGLLAITLALHLCDSVHIAGFGYPDAYNKKQTIHYYEQITLKSMAGSGHNVSQEALAIKRMLEIGAVKNLTYF
- the St3gal4 gene encoding CMP-N-acetylneuraminate-beta-galactosamide-alpha-2,3-sialyltransferase 4 isoform X5, with protein sequence MLALVLVVMVWYSISREDKYIELFYFPIPEKKEPCFQGEAERKASKIFGNHSRDQPIFLQLKDYFWVKTPSAYELPYGTKGSEDLLLRVLAITSYSIPESIQSLKCRRCVVVGNGHRLRNSSLGDAINKYDVVIRLNNAPVAGYEGDVGSKTTMRLFYPESAHFDPKVENNPDTLLVLVAFKAMDFHWIETILSDKKRVRKGFWKQPPLIWDVNPKQIRILNPFFMEIAADKLLSLPMQQPRKIKQKPTTGLLAITLALHLCDSVHIAGFGYPDAYNKKQTIHYYEQITLKSMAGSGHNVSQEALAIKRMLEIGAVKNLTYF
- the St3gal4 gene encoding CMP-N-acetylneuraminate-beta-galactosamide-alpha-2,3-sialyltransferase 4 isoform X4 gives rise to the protein MDGSDASFSTQVARGSRDDSSPQEPCYLLRNMISKSQKKEPCFQGEAERKASKIFGNHSRDQPIFLQLKDYFWVKTPSAYELPYGTKGSEDLLLRVLAITSYSIPESIQSLKCRRCVVVGNGHRLRNSSLGDAINKYDVVIRLNNAPVAGYEGDVGSKTTMRLFYPESAHFDPKVENNPDTLLVLVAFKAMDFHWIETILSDKKRVRKGFWKQPPLIWDVNPKQIRILNPFFMEIAADKLLSLPMQQPRKIKQKPTTGLLAITLALHLCDSVHIAGFGYPDAYNKKQTIHYYEQITLKSMAGSGHNVSQEALAIKRMLEIGAVKNLTYF
- the St3gal4 gene encoding CMP-N-acetylneuraminate-beta-galactosamide-alpha-2,3-sialyltransferase 4 isoform X2, which codes for MDGSDASFSTQVARGSRDDSSPQEPCYLLRNMISKSRWKLLAMLALVLVVMVWYSISREDKYIELFYFPIPEKKEPCFQGEAERKASKIFGNHSRDQPIFLQLKDYFWVKTPSAYELPYGTKGSEDLLLRVLAITSYSIPESIQSLKCRRCVVVGNGHRLRNSSLGDAINKYDVVIRLNNAPVAGYEGDVGSKTTMRLFYPESAHFDPKVENNPDTLLVLVAFKAMDFHWIETILSDKKRVRKGFWKQPPLIWDVNPKQIRILNPFFMEIAADKLLSLPMQQPRKIKQKPTTGLLAITLALHLCDSVHIAGFGYPDAYNKKQTIHYYEQITLKSMAGSGHNVSQEALAIKRMLEIGAVKNLTYF